From a single Aurantiacibacter gangjinensis genomic region:
- a CDS encoding cation:proton antiporter, which produces MEGHHSGLMLRDALLMLGFALVAVLAFRRAGLGATLGYLVAGALLGPSVFGLVEGAEEMAEVAELGIVMLLFVVGLELSPERLWRLKNAIFGLGLTQVTLCGLVVSGVVLAFTDYAWAVALAIGLPLGLSSTAQVLPMLQSGGQLRTPFGERAFSILLFQDLSIIPLITIVAALGAGMGDGPSGITLALYSIAAVISLIAAGRLVIRPLFRLIGHLGERELFIVAALFTVLASAVVMTSLGLSAALGAFIAGVMLADTPYRHELEADIEPFRSILLGLFFVAVGMMLDLQVIADNPLFVVGFAILLISLKTAIIMGLGLLLKMTWRSALALGLLLSQGGEFAFVLYTQAVGGGLITTEQSSLFGAIVTLSMAATPFLMMATARIRQEPAESEDGTREGPRNEGARAIVVGYGRFGQSVAQTLLHGELSVTLIDRKQKQIDIAEEFGSKVYFGDGKRIDMLRQAGAADAQLIMFCNRDVDAELLENVKEAFPNAAIFARGYDRRSVIELAGSKADYIMREMFESAIRMALLAMEKLGLSQQAIDKAEADYRQYDHDRMEVQIESGDIYAAQEMTRQQQKRLRGEG; this is translated from the coding sequence ATGGAAGGTCATCATTCGGGATTGATGCTGCGCGATGCGCTGCTGATGCTGGGCTTTGCGCTGGTGGCCGTGCTGGCATTTCGCCGCGCGGGGCTGGGCGCGACGCTGGGATACCTGGTGGCGGGCGCGCTGCTTGGTCCGAGCGTTTTCGGCCTGGTCGAAGGCGCGGAAGAAATGGCCGAGGTCGCCGAGCTGGGCATTGTCATGCTGCTCTTCGTAGTCGGGCTGGAGCTTTCGCCCGAGCGGCTCTGGCGGTTGAAGAACGCGATTTTCGGCCTCGGGCTGACGCAGGTGACGCTGTGCGGGCTGGTCGTCTCAGGCGTAGTGCTGGCGTTCACCGATTACGCCTGGGCGGTCGCATTGGCTATCGGCCTTCCGCTGGGCCTCTCCTCCACCGCGCAAGTGCTGCCCATGCTGCAATCGGGCGGCCAGCTGCGCACGCCTTTCGGAGAGCGCGCCTTTTCCATCCTGCTGTTCCAGGATCTCTCGATCATCCCGCTCATCACCATCGTCGCCGCGCTGGGAGCGGGCATGGGCGACGGCCCTTCCGGCATCACGCTGGCTCTTTACAGCATTGCAGCAGTGATCAGCCTGATCGCAGCGGGTCGCCTTGTCATCAGGCCGCTCTTCCGCCTGATCGGTCATCTGGGTGAGCGCGAACTGTTTATCGTGGCAGCCCTGTTCACAGTGCTTGCCAGCGCGGTGGTGATGACATCGCTCGGCCTCTCGGCAGCTTTGGGTGCTTTCATCGCTGGCGTAATGCTGGCCGACACGCCTTACCGGCACGAGCTTGAGGCCGATATCGAGCCGTTTCGCTCCATCCTGCTGGGCCTGTTCTTCGTTGCCGTGGGCATGATGCTGGACCTGCAGGTGATTGCCGACAATCCGCTTTTCGTGGTCGGCTTCGCGATATTGCTGATCAGCCTCAAAACGGCGATCATCATGGGGCTGGGCCTGCTGCTGAAGATGACGTGGCGATCCGCTCTCGCGCTCGGCCTGTTGCTGAGCCAAGGCGGGGAGTTTGCCTTCGTGCTTTACACGCAGGCCGTGGGCGGCGGGCTCATCACGACCGAGCAATCGAGCCTGTTCGGCGCCATCGTCACCCTGTCTATGGCGGCGACGCCCTTCCTGATGATGGCCACCGCGCGAATCCGGCAGGAGCCCGCCGAAAGCGAGGACGGGACCCGCGAAGGACCGCGCAATGAAGGCGCGCGCGCCATCGTGGTGGGCTATGGCCGCTTCGGCCAGAGTGTGGCGCAGACACTGCTGCATGGCGAGCTATCGGTCACGCTGATCGACCGCAAGCAGAAGCAGATCGACATCGCCGAGGAATTTGGCAGCAAGGTGTATTTCGGCGACGGGAAGCGGATCGACATGCTGCGCCAGGCCGGCGCGGCGGACGCGCAGCTCATCATGTTCTGCAACCGCGATGTCGATGCCGAATTGCTGGAAAACGTGAAAGAGGCCTTTCCGAACGCAGCAATCTTCGCGCGCGGTTATGACCGACGATCGGTCATCGAACTGGCGGGCAGCAAGGCCGACTATATCATGCGCGAAATGTTCGAATCGGCAATCCGCATGGCGCTGCTGGCTATGGAGAAGCTGGGGCTGAGCCAGCAGGCGATCGACAAGGCGGAAGCGGATTACCGCCAATACGATCACGATCGCATGGAAGTGCAGATTGAAAGCGGTGACATTTATGCCGCGCAGGAAATGACGCGCCAACAGCAGAAACGCCTGCGCGGAGAAGGCTAG
- a CDS encoding EAL domain-containing protein: protein MGNAALQLPTFADAPARPLADELVHDEGIERILSTVRGHLGLDIAFVSRYVEGEQRELTHVSSDLDLPMGAGFREDREDSYCWHILEGRLPELINDPADYPFTKNLAITDMLPVGCHVNTPLRLSDGTVWGSFCALGRKPDRTVNDRDLTILKSFAGLVGERIEEAMRSDMELAAARTRIEAMLDGQAVTMFQQPIHALGDGKPVGVECLARFPDLTKRGPQAWFDDAQATGLGLELEMTAVRCALETVGQVPEGIYAAINASPATILSGELRRALEDAEAANIVIEITEHQAVDDFTALSREISALKPFARIAIDDVGTGYAGLRHLIELKPDILKMDMTLTRDVHKDPARRAITAAMVQFSGDIGCKLVAEGIETVEEREMMRELGVDYGQGYLFARPLPVIAAQQHLLGVTMEK, encoded by the coding sequence ATGGGAAACGCTGCGCTCCAACTGCCGACATTCGCCGATGCCCCCGCTCGCCCGCTTGCCGACGAGCTGGTGCATGACGAGGGGATCGAACGCATCCTCAGCACGGTGCGCGGCCATCTCGGCCTCGATATCGCTTTCGTGTCCCGCTACGTTGAAGGTGAGCAGCGCGAACTCACCCATGTCAGCTCCGATCTGGACCTGCCGATGGGCGCGGGCTTTCGCGAGGATCGCGAAGACAGCTATTGCTGGCACATCCTCGAAGGCCGCCTGCCCGAACTGATCAACGATCCGGCAGACTATCCCTTCACCAAAAATCTCGCCATTACCGACATGCTTCCCGTCGGCTGCCATGTGAACACTCCGCTACGCCTGTCTGACGGCACGGTATGGGGCAGCTTTTGCGCACTGGGCCGCAAGCCCGATCGCACGGTGAACGATCGCGACCTCACCATCCTCAAGAGCTTTGCCGGCCTTGTGGGTGAGCGGATCGAAGAGGCCATGCGTTCCGACATGGAACTCGCGGCAGCGCGCACCCGCATCGAGGCGATGCTCGACGGCCAGGCCGTCACCATGTTCCAGCAGCCGATCCACGCGCTGGGCGACGGCAAGCCGGTGGGCGTGGAATGCCTCGCCCGCTTTCCCGACCTCACCAAACGCGGGCCGCAGGCGTGGTTCGACGATGCGCAGGCAACTGGGCTCGGACTCGAGCTGGAAATGACGGCAGTTCGTTGCGCTTTGGAGACGGTGGGACAGGTGCCGGAAGGAATATACGCTGCCATCAACGCTTCGCCCGCGACGATCCTTTCAGGCGAGTTGCGGCGCGCGCTGGAAGATGCCGAAGCCGCCAATATCGTCATCGAAATCACAGAGCATCAAGCGGTCGACGATTTCACCGCCCTGTCGCGCGAGATATCGGCGCTCAAGCCTTTCGCGCGCATCGCCATCGACGATGTCGGCACCGGCTATGCCGGCCTGCGTCACCTGATCGAACTGAAACCCGACATCCTGAAAATGGACATGACGCTGACGCGCGACGTTCATAAGGATCCCGCGCGCCGCGCCATCACGGCAGCCATGGTGCAATTCTCCGGCGATATCGGCTGCAAGCTGGTCGCCGAAGGGATCGAGACCGTCGAGGAGCGAGAGATGATGCGCGAACTCGGCGTGGATTACGGCCAGGGTTACCTCTTCGCGCGGCCGCTGCCCGTGATTGCCGCACAGCAGCATTTGTTGGGGGTCACGATGGAAAAGTAA
- a CDS encoding GNAT family N-acetyltransferase — MILRDATPDDARALATLGRDSFCAAFAHLYRPEDLDAFLQSAYSEEAIAAEIADPGIRHQLTADAPGSDLTAFIKVRLTSPYADHSDAKEPLCLGQLYTAPARTGEGLGAALMDWCLQFARDCGKDAVQLSVYSDNPGAQRFYQRYGFEKIADIDFWVGQQRDHEFLYELRL; from the coding sequence GTGATCCTGCGCGACGCCACTCCGGATGATGCGAGGGCGCTCGCAACCTTGGGGCGCGACAGCTTCTGCGCAGCCTTCGCGCATCTGTACCGGCCCGAGGATTTGGATGCATTCCTGCAAAGCGCATATAGTGAAGAGGCCATCGCGGCAGAGATTGCCGACCCCGGCATTCGCCATCAGCTGACGGCAGATGCACCCGGGAGCGACCTGACCGCTTTCATCAAGGTCCGGCTCACCAGCCCTTATGCGGACCATTCCGACGCGAAGGAACCGCTCTGCCTCGGCCAGCTATATACCGCCCCCGCTCGCACCGGAGAGGGATTGGGCGCCGCCTTGATGGACTGGTGCCTGCAATTCGCGCGCGATTGCGGTAAGGATGCGGTGCAGCTTTCCGTCTATTCGGACAATCCCGGTGCGCAGCGCTTCTACCAGCGCTACGGATTTGAGAAGATTGCCGATATCGACTTCTGGGTCGGCCAGCAGCGCGACCACGAATTCCTGTACGAATTGCGCCTTTGA
- a CDS encoding RDD family protein: protein MSASATTKTAFTNNAAKRARRLITPEGLSLPLTVGSRGARAGALMLDIVILFVGFLLFFLLLAAVGIGLLDLDEGSASANPALELIIIMIILLIFLSRYGYFMWFELGPRAATPGKRLVGLRVAARDGGRLTAEMVIARNLVRDIEVFLPLFFLLGGGQGEGAFGAAMFIWLAVFVLFPFCNKDALRAGDVVAGTWVVEAKQAKLQEAMSLAPDRSTDYRFGEEELAVYGEHELQVLESVLRQDRPESLREVAEAITNKIGWQLGRGDEREFLEAFYAALRGHLESNLRFGKRKRDKFS, encoded by the coding sequence ATGAGCGCTTCTGCGACCACCAAAACCGCCTTCACCAACAACGCGGCCAAGCGGGCGCGCAGGCTGATCACGCCGGAAGGGCTATCCCTGCCGCTCACGGTCGGTAGCCGGGGCGCGCGCGCCGGTGCGCTTATGCTGGACATCGTGATCCTGTTTGTCGGCTTCCTTCTCTTTTTCCTGCTGCTGGCGGCCGTCGGCATCGGATTACTCGACCTCGATGAAGGCTCCGCATCGGCCAATCCGGCGCTGGAACTGATCATCATCATGATCATCCTGCTGATTTTCCTGTCGCGCTACGGTTATTTCATGTGGTTCGAGCTGGGCCCGCGCGCCGCCACGCCGGGCAAGCGGCTGGTCGGCCTGCGCGTCGCGGCGCGCGATGGCGGCAGGCTGACGGCCGAGATGGTGATCGCGCGCAATCTGGTGCGCGATATCGAGGTTTTCCTTCCGCTGTTCTTCCTGCTCGGCGGGGGGCAGGGCGAAGGCGCATTCGGCGCGGCGATGTTCATCTGGCTGGCGGTGTTCGTGCTGTTCCCCTTCTGCAACAAGGATGCCTTGCGCGCAGGGGATGTGGTTGCCGGCACATGGGTGGTCGAAGCCAAGCAGGCCAAGCTGCAGGAGGCCATGTCGCTCGCGCCCGATCGCTCCACCGATTACCGCTTTGGCGAGGAGGAGCTGGCCGTCTATGGCGAGCATGAATTGCAAGTGCTGGAAAGCGTGCTGCGGCAGGACCGGCCCGAATCCCTGCGCGAAGTGGCAGAAGCCATCACCAACAAGATCGGCTGGCAGCTGGGCCGGGGGGATGAGCGCGAATTCCTCGAAGCCTTCTACGCGGCGCTGCGCGGACATTTGGAAAGCAATCTGCGCTTCGGAAAGCGCAAGCGCGACAAGTTCTCGTGA
- a CDS encoding stage II sporulation protein M yields MALSLFKTAEITPPADIEAASLRSDRFRLEREVDWQRLDAIVTALEKNAPRRISDDDLLELPVLYRKTASSLAVARETSLDAATLSYLEALVRRAWFQIYGPRIGLFGWLRRFFNGGWSQAVREIWLDICIAFAVMLAGLLVGWILVGRDESWFYSLVPGGMAQGRVPGADPEILRETIATEQSAEGLGVFAASLFSNNTGVSILAFALGFAFGIPTLLLLVYNMALLGAMLWVFADAGLGWEFGAWLSVHGTTEIGAILLAGAAGLHVGRTMAFPGDRSILAAMQSAGVRAAQVMVGCTIMLIVAGLLEGYARQLVGGTGSRYAIGIAMLVFWIGYFTLVRKPRERET; encoded by the coding sequence ATGGCATTGTCCCTGTTCAAGACCGCCGAGATCACGCCGCCTGCCGATATCGAAGCGGCATCCTTGCGTTCCGACCGCTTCCGGCTGGAGCGTGAAGTCGACTGGCAGCGCCTTGATGCCATCGTCACTGCGCTGGAGAAGAACGCCCCTCGGCGCATCAGCGATGACGATTTGCTGGAATTGCCGGTGCTCTATCGCAAGACAGCCTCCAGCCTCGCCGTCGCCCGCGAGACTTCGCTCGATGCCGCCACCCTCTCTTACCTGGAGGCGCTGGTGCGGCGCGCGTGGTTCCAGATCTACGGTCCGCGCATCGGTCTGTTCGGATGGCTTCGCCGCTTCTTCAATGGCGGGTGGAGCCAGGCAGTGCGCGAAATCTGGCTGGATATCTGCATCGCCTTTGCAGTGATGCTGGCGGGCTTGCTGGTGGGCTGGATACTCGTCGGCCGCGATGAGAGCTGGTTCTACTCGCTCGTGCCCGGCGGCATGGCTCAAGGCCGCGTGCCGGGTGCCGATCCCGAAATCCTGCGAGAAACCATCGCCACCGAACAATCCGCCGAAGGATTGGGCGTGTTCGCAGCCTCCTTGTTCTCCAACAATACCGGCGTCTCGATCCTCGCTTTTGCGCTGGGCTTTGCGTTCGGCATCCCGACACTGCTGCTGCTGGTGTACAATATGGCCCTGCTGGGCGCGATGCTGTGGGTGTTCGCCGATGCCGGCCTCGGCTGGGAATTCGGCGCATGGCTTTCCGTTCACGGCACGACGGAGATCGGGGCGATCCTGCTAGCGGGGGCGGCAGGCTTGCATGTGGGGCGGACCATGGCCTTTCCGGGCGACCGGTCCATCCTCGCCGCGATGCAGAGCGCAGGCGTTCGGGCCGCGCAGGTGATGGTCGGCTGCACTATCATGCTGATCGTCGCCGGATTGCTGGAAGGCTATGCCCGTCAGCTCGTCGGCGGCACGGGGTCGCGCTACGCCATCGGCATTGCCATGCTGGTGTTCTGGATCGGATATTTTACGCTGGTGCGCAAACCGCGGGAGCGCGAGACATGA
- a CDS encoding DUF58 domain-containing protein, giving the protein MKRFFANFPAIPIVPTGRTLVLLALLAPVAVVIAATAPSAWIVAPAAGLALLLLAVMDGWLAGGLQNFAYYVPSDAEVGRETAIRVEADINRDSDAAAPEAAIGFDPRLGEGGSAIFKLAPTGLSGKFSGEADIAPTRRGPGELHDLWLRWRGPLGLAARQKYVPLEATIRVWPDLSPVRSPVLQTFLRDSQFGLVARRVRGEGTQFEALSEYEPGMDRRRIDWKASARHTALYARENEAERDNQIVFAFDCGQSMCEPVDGLPRIDRAVSAALMAAYVALKGGDKVSLFGFADQPQMMTPFIVDSRAFHRLQSAAAELDYVPREPNFTLALATLTARLKRRSLIVLFSDFSDPTSAELMVESVERLVRHHLVIFVTMTDTELEDLTATDPDSMGDIAIAVGADALARQRELVLTRLRRLGVDVIEARHDAIGYRLIDLYLKTKQAEAIG; this is encoded by the coding sequence GTGAAGCGCTTTTTCGCCAACTTTCCTGCCATCCCCATCGTGCCCACCGGGCGCACGCTGGTGCTGCTGGCGCTATTGGCACCAGTCGCGGTCGTGATCGCGGCGACGGCGCCATCGGCGTGGATCGTCGCGCCTGCGGCGGGGCTGGCGCTGCTGTTGCTGGCGGTGATGGACGGCTGGCTGGCGGGCGGATTGCAGAACTTCGCCTATTACGTGCCGTCCGATGCCGAAGTCGGCCGGGAAACCGCCATTCGCGTGGAAGCGGACATCAACCGCGACAGCGATGCCGCTGCACCCGAAGCCGCCATCGGGTTCGATCCGCGGCTCGGCGAAGGCGGCAGCGCCATCTTCAAGCTCGCGCCTACCGGATTGTCCGGCAAGTTTTCCGGCGAGGCAGACATCGCGCCAACGCGTCGTGGCCCGGGCGAGTTGCACGATCTGTGGCTGCGCTGGCGCGGGCCGCTGGGCCTTGCCGCGCGGCAGAAATATGTGCCACTCGAAGCGACCATCCGCGTCTGGCCGGACCTGTCACCCGTGCGCTCTCCCGTCCTGCAAACCTTCCTGCGCGACAGCCAGTTCGGCCTGGTGGCGCGCCGGGTGCGCGGCGAAGGCACGCAGTTCGAGGCGCTAAGCGAATATGAGCCGGGCATGGACCGCCGCCGCATCGATTGGAAAGCCAGCGCGCGCCACACCGCGCTCTACGCCCGAGAGAACGAGGCTGAGCGCGATAACCAGATCGTGTTCGCTTTCGATTGCGGACAGAGCATGTGCGAGCCGGTGGACGGCTTGCCGCGCATAGATCGGGCCGTGTCTGCAGCCCTCATGGCAGCTTATGTCGCGCTGAAAGGCGGCGACAAGGTGAGCCTTTTCGGCTTTGCCGACCAGCCGCAGATGATGACGCCCTTCATTGTCGACAGCCGCGCCTTCCATCGCCTGCAAAGCGCTGCGGCCGAACTGGATTACGTACCGCGTGAGCCGAATTTTACGCTGGCTCTCGCCACCCTTACCGCGCGGCTGAAGCGCCGCAGCCTGATCGTGCTGTTCTCCGATTTTAGCGACCCGACTTCGGCCGAACTGATGGTCGAAAGCGTGGAGCGGCTGGTGCGGCATCACCTCGTGATCTTCGTGACCATGACCGATACCGAGCTGGAAGACCTGACCGCGACCGATCCGGACTCGATGGGCGATATAGCTATCGCCGTGGGGGCCGATGCCCTCGCCCGTCAGCGCGAACTGGTGCTCACGCGCCTGCGCCGCCTGGGCGTCGATGTGATCGAGGCGCGCCACGACGCCATCGGCTATCGGCTGATCGACCTTTATCTGAAAACCAAGCAGGCGGAGGCGATCGGCTGA
- a CDS encoding AAA family ATPase has product MTLDDTANLANAIRAEVAKAIVGMDETVEHLLIALIAQGHVLLEGPPGTAKTFLANCFAQASGLEFGRIQFTPDLLPGDILGSNLFNFQTSQFTLTRGPIFRELLLADEINRTPPKTQAALLEAMQERRVTLDGETHALSDNFMVVATQNPIENQGVYPLPEAQLDRFAFKLLVPYPSAEEEARIVARFGQRSGPQSPADFGITQVASAANISEAQAAVKQVTLSDEIVRYAVDLVRATRDNPDIASGASPRAAVLLANAARARAALQGRAYVIPDDVKALATACLRHRLLLSPAAEIEGKQVEDLVAGMIDQTEAPR; this is encoded by the coding sequence ATGACGCTAGACGACACAGCCAATCTGGCGAACGCCATCCGCGCCGAAGTGGCCAAGGCCATTGTCGGGATGGACGAGACGGTGGAGCACCTGCTGATCGCACTGATCGCGCAGGGGCACGTGCTGCTGGAGGGACCGCCGGGGACAGCCAAGACCTTCCTCGCCAATTGCTTCGCGCAGGCGAGCGGGCTGGAATTCGGGCGCATCCAGTTCACCCCCGACCTGCTGCCGGGCGACATTCTGGGCTCCAACCTGTTCAACTTCCAGACCAGCCAGTTCACTCTCACGCGCGGGCCGATCTTCCGCGAACTGCTTCTGGCGGACGAGATCAACCGCACGCCGCCCAAGACACAGGCCGCCCTGCTGGAAGCCATGCAGGAACGCCGCGTGACGTTGGACGGTGAAACGCACGCTTTGTCCGACAATTTCATGGTCGTCGCCACGCAGAACCCCATCGAGAACCAGGGCGTGTATCCGCTTCCCGAAGCGCAGCTGGACCGCTTCGCCTTCAAGCTGCTGGTGCCCTATCCAAGCGCTGAGGAAGAGGCGCGCATCGTCGCCCGCTTCGGCCAGCGCAGCGGACCGCAAAGCCCGGCCGATTTCGGCATCACGCAGGTCGCCAGCGCGGCCAATATCAGCGAGGCACAAGCGGCGGTTAAGCAAGTCACCCTGTCGGACGAGATTGTCCGCTACGCCGTCGACCTGGTGCGCGCGACACGCGACAATCCCGATATTGCCAGCGGCGCATCGCCGCGCGCCGCAGTTCTGCTCGCCAATGCCGCGCGCGCCCGCGCCGCCTTGCAGGGCCGCGCCTACGTGATTCCGGACGATGTCAAAGCGCTCGCCACGGCATGCCTGCGCCACCGCCTGCTTCTCTCCCCTGCCGCCGAGATCGAGGGCAAGCAGGTGGAAGATCTCGTCGCCGGGATGATCGACCAGACAGAAGCTCCGCGCTGA
- a CDS encoding DUF4350 domain-containing protein has product MSRRANPFRPGVVLGVLLVGVLAFLMILYALGQGWTGQDERDGGSHAAANGLNGYSGLVQLLRGTGSDVTFARNPTELDDYNLTIITPSLFADAEAIDEVIQNRRDFAGGPTIIILPKWSAFEPRQRDDVEIEDGWVVLGNASSPFWFEEIGIFSGGEMAVGETGGWQGLGTSGDLPDEEQVQALVSATDQVMTSLIVDDEGDVLVAELSPAKPEDVNYDTYVNDWPIIVVFEPDLMNNYGMADRDRAALALSIIERAQDGAALPVVFDLTLNGLGRSDNLLTLAFSPPFLAATLCLLLAALVVAWRGFRRFGPPVAEAPAMARGKEQLARNGASLLERVKRWHLLKQPYEDMIGRRVAASLGLRIADTDAREAAIDDALDRRGHDGPPFSRLAADLRAADKPRDIIRAAKALRTFERTLTS; this is encoded by the coding sequence ATGAGCCGCAGGGCCAATCCTTTCCGCCCGGGCGTAGTGCTGGGCGTTCTGCTGGTCGGCGTGCTTGCCTTCCTGATGATCCTCTACGCGCTGGGACAAGGGTGGACCGGGCAGGATGAGCGCGACGGTGGCAGTCATGCAGCGGCCAACGGGCTCAACGGCTATTCCGGCCTCGTGCAATTGTTGCGCGGCACCGGCAGCGATGTGACCTTTGCCCGCAACCCCACCGAGTTGGACGATTACAACCTCACGATCATAACCCCGTCGCTTTTCGCCGATGCAGAAGCTATCGACGAGGTTATCCAAAACCGGCGTGATTTCGCCGGCGGGCCGACCATCATCATCCTGCCCAAGTGGAGCGCCTTCGAGCCGCGCCAGCGCGACGATGTCGAGATCGAGGACGGCTGGGTGGTCCTCGGCAATGCCAGCAGCCCGTTCTGGTTCGAGGAGATCGGCATTTTTTCCGGCGGCGAAATGGCGGTGGGTGAAACAGGCGGCTGGCAGGGGCTCGGCACGTCGGGCGACCTTCCGGATGAGGAGCAGGTGCAGGCGCTTGTCTCGGCCACCGATCAGGTAATGACCTCGCTCATCGTCGATGATGAAGGCGATGTGCTGGTGGCAGAGTTGAGTCCGGCAAAGCCGGAAGATGTCAATTACGACACTTACGTCAACGACTGGCCGATCATCGTCGTGTTCGAGCCCGACCTGATGAACAATTACGGCATGGCCGACCGCGATCGCGCCGCACTCGCCCTGTCGATCATAGAACGCGCGCAGGACGGCGCAGCACTGCCGGTGGTGTTCGATCTTACGCTTAATGGCCTCGGCCGCAGCGACAATCTGCTCACCCTCGCCTTTTCGCCGCCTTTCCTCGCGGCAACGCTCTGCCTGCTGCTGGCGGCATTGGTGGTTGCATGGCGCGGTTTCCGCCGTTTCGGGCCTCCCGTCGCCGAAGCCCCTGCCATGGCGCGGGGCAAGGAACAGCTCGCCCGCAACGGTGCCAGCCTGCTGGAGCGGGTGAAGCGCTGGCACCTGCTAAAGCAGCCCTATGAAGACATGATCGGCCGCCGTGTGGCCGCTAGCCTCGGCCTGCGCATCGCCGATACCGATGCGCGCGAGGCGGCCATCGACGACGCTCTCGACCGCCGCGGCCATGACGGCCCGCCCTTCTCCCGCCTCGCCGCCGACTTGCGCGCGGCCGACAAACCCCGTGACATTATCCGAGCGGCCAAGGCCCTGCGGACATTCGAAAGGACGCTGACCTCATGA
- a CDS encoding prephenate dehydratase — translation MDSYAAPAQAMVETMRAAAAGEPARAIAFQGAPGANSHRAVNEWAPEALPLPCYSFAGAIEAVKDGRASCAMIPIDNSQAGRVADIHFLLPESGLFIVGEHFMPIHHDLMAVSGTGPFKAAYSHPHALSQSRAFLRDRDMVPLGHSDTAGAAAHVAELNDPTVAAIAPSLAADLYGLQIVERNVEDSADNTTRFVVLAREPLGPASLAGQEAMTTFVFEVKNIPAALYKALGGFATNGVNMTKLESYQKGASFSASMFYADIIGAPSGSGGNPAVDRALEELAFHCKQVQMFGSYPLARKRG, via the coding sequence ATGGATTCCTACGCTGCCCCCGCCCAAGCCATGGTCGAAACCATGCGCGCTGCCGCCGCCGGGGAACCTGCGCGCGCAATTGCTTTCCAGGGCGCGCCCGGGGCCAATTCCCACCGCGCGGTGAATGAATGGGCGCCCGAGGCGCTGCCGCTGCCATGCTACAGCTTTGCCGGCGCGATCGAGGCGGTGAAGGATGGCCGCGCATCCTGCGCAATGATCCCCATCGACAATTCGCAAGCCGGGCGGGTCGCGGATATCCATTTCCTGCTGCCCGAAAGCGGGCTTTTCATTGTAGGCGAGCATTTCATGCCGATCCATCACGACCTGATGGCGGTGAGCGGCACCGGCCCATTCAAGGCCGCCTACAGCCATCCCCATGCCCTCAGCCAAAGCCGGGCGTTCCTGCGAGATCGAGACATGGTGCCGCTTGGCCATTCGGATACGGCAGGCGCGGCCGCCCATGTGGCGGAATTGAATGATCCGACCGTCGCCGCCATCGCGCCCTCGCTCGCGGCGGACCTCTACGGGCTGCAAATCGTGGAGCGGAATGTCGAAGACAGCGCCGACAACACCACGCGCTTTGTGGTGCTGGCGCGCGAACCGCTCGGCCCGGCCTCGCTCGCAGGGCAGGAGGCGATGACCACCTTCGTGTTCGAAGTGAAGAACATCCCTGCCGCGCTTTACAAGGCGCTGGGCGGATTTGCGACGAACGGTGTCAATATGACCAAGCTGGAAAGCTACCAGAAGGGGGCCAGCTTTTCCGCCAGCATGTTCTATGCCGACATCATCGGCGCGCCCAGCGGTTCTGGGGGTAATCCGGCGGTGGATCGCGCGCTGGAAGAGCTCGCTTTCCACTGCAAGCAGGTGCAGATGTTCGGCAGCTATCCGCTGGCGCGCAAACGCGGCTGA
- a CDS encoding c-type cytochrome, which produces MNDRNNTIFGWVLFSGVVALGASIASATYFQADDPELPEGVEPGYFIEGAVAGAEEDVLPVAYYLNQGTAAAGEGVFARCQACHNVNAGGANGLGPALHGIVGAPKAAVAGFDYSSALTEMGGEWTFENLDAWLANPRQYAPGNKMSFPGLSDPQARADVILYMRENGGGPPIPEYVEEAPAEGEGDEDAGVEEGVTGEAAGTAAEQNAEGDTLTATEISQ; this is translated from the coding sequence ATGAACGACCGTAACAATACGATTTTCGGCTGGGTGCTTTTCAGCGGCGTCGTCGCTCTGGGCGCGTCCATCGCCTCGGCAACCTATTTCCAGGCTGACGATCCCGAACTGCCCGAAGGTGTGGAGCCGGGATACTTCATCGAAGGAGCGGTAGCTGGCGCAGAAGAAGACGTTCTGCCCGTCGCTTACTACCTCAACCAAGGCACGGCTGCTGCCGGTGAAGGCGTGTTCGCGCGCTGCCAGGCTTGCCACAATGTCAATGCGGGCGGCGCGAATGGCCTCGGCCCTGCGCTGCACGGCATTGTCGGCGCGCCCAAGGCTGCCGTGGCCGGGTTCGATTATTCCTCCGCGCTCACCGAGATGGGCGGCGAATGGACATTCGAGAACCTCGACGCATGGCTCGCCAATCCGCGCCAATATGCGCCGGGCAACAAAATGAGCTTCCCCGGTCTTTCTGACCCGCAGGCCCGTGCAGACGTCATCCTTTACATGCGGGAAAATGGCGGCGGCCCGCCGATCCCTGAGTATGTCGAGGAAGCGCCGGCGGAGGGCGAAGGCGATGAAGACGCCGGCGTCGAAGAAGGTGTGACGGGCGAAGCGGCCGGCACTGCTGCCGAGCAGAACGCCGAAGGCGACACGCTCACCGCGACCGAAATTTCGCAGTAA